From a region of the Nothobranchius furzeri strain GRZ-AD chromosome 12, NfurGRZ-RIMD1, whole genome shotgun sequence genome:
- the slc18a3a gene encoding probable vesicular acetylcholine transporter-A — MEPEGTTEEQATNVAQSAASKLSQMGERTKQLGSAIQDPEKQKRIILVIVCIALLLDNMLYMVIVPIIPDYLEGLQKAADQSQAAATHTNSSNSTVREAPKGNFDLQIGVLFASKAILQLLVNPLSGTFIDRVGYDIPLFIGLTIMFLSTLTFAFADNYATLFLARSIQGLGSAFADTSGIALIADKFTEESERSKALGIALAFISFGSLVAPPFGGVLYEFAGKRVPFFILACICLTDGVLCLIVLKPFSNRERENMPVGTPIYKLMIDPYIAVVAGALIICNIPLAFLEPTIANWMEDTMQASEWEIGMTWFPAFFPHVLGVYLTVKLAAKYPHLQWFYGAIGMVFIGASSCTVPACKNFGQLMIPLCGICFGIAFVDTALLPTLGFLVDVRHVSVYGSVYAIADISYCVAYALGPVVAGQIVHDLGFVQLNLGMGLANVLYAPALLLLKNVTKMKPSFSERNMLLEDGPTGLYDTIKMEQRDKKRRGLCTTIEENGIETFAQRSHSEDESSGGEYA; from the coding sequence ATGGAGCCAGAGGGGACCACAGAGGAACAAGCCACTAATGTGGCGCAATCTGCCGCCTCTAAACTGTCCCAGATGGGCGAAAGAACTAAACAACTGGGAAGCGCAATTCAAGACCCAGAAAAACAGAAACGGATCATCCTCGTGATTGTCTGCATAGCACTTTTATTAGACAACATGCTTTATATGGTGATTGTGCCAATTATACCCGATTACCTCGAAGGGTTACAGAAGGCAGCGGATCAATCCCAAGCTGCTGCTACGCACACTAACTCCTCCAATAGCACCGTCCGAGAAGCACCCAAAGGGAATTTCGACCTCCAGATCGGGGTTCTGTTCGCCTCCAAGGCCATCCTTCAGCTCCTGGTCAACCCGCTGAGTGGCACGTTCATAGACAGAGTAGGCTATGACATCCCACTCTTCATCGGACTCACCATCATGTTCCTCTCCACCCTCACGTTTGCCTTCGCTGATAATTACGCAACGCTGTTCCTTGCGCGCAGCATACAGGGCCTCGGCTCTGCTTTCGCGGACACCTCAGGGATCGCTCTGATCGCGGACAAGTTCACGGAGGAGTCCGAGCGCAGCAAAGCGCTGGGCATCGCCTTGGCTTTCATCTCTTTCGGGAGCCTCGTCGCGCCCCCGTTTGGAGGAGTCCTGTATGAGTTTGCGGGGAAGCGCGTGCCCTTCTTCATCCTGGCCTGCATCTGTCTCACCGACGGCGTGCTGTGCCTGATTGTGCTGAAGCCCTTCTCCAACCGTGAGAGAGAAAACATGCCAGTGGGCACCCCCATCTATAAACTCATGATTGATCCGTATATAGCTGTGGTGGCCGGAGCTCTGATCATCTGCAACATCCCTCTTGCATTCCTTGAACCCACCATCGCTAACTGGATGGAGGACACCATGCAGGCCAGCGAGTGGGAGATTGGCATGACATGGttccctgccttcttccctcaCGTGCTAGGTGTGTATCTGACTGTAAAACTAGCAGCCAAGTACCCCCATCTGCAGTGGTTCTACGGGGCAATAGGGATGGTGTTCATAGGGGCCAGCTCCTGCACGGTGCCAGCCTGTAAAAACTTTGGGCAGCTCATGATTCCGCTGTGTGGCATCTGCTTTGGTATCGCCTTCGTGGACACGGCGCTTCTGCCGACTTTAGGTTTCCTTGTGGATGTGCGGCACGTGTCGGTGTATGGTAGCGTGTACGCCATTGCCGACATCTCCTACTGCGTAGCTTACGCCCTGGGGCCCGTGGTGGCTGGACAGATCGTGCACGACCTGGGATTTGTCCAGCTCAACTTGGGCATGGGGCTCGCAAACGTGCTTTACGCACCGGCGCTCCTTCTGCTGAAGAACGTCACCAAGATGAAGCCGTCTTTCTCCGAGCGCAATATGCTCCTGGAGGACGGCCCCACGGGGCTGTACGACACTATTAAGATGGAGCAACGAGACAAGAAGAGAAGGGGGCTGTGCACAACAATCGAAGAGAATGGCATTGAGACTTTTGCGCAGCGCTCGCACTCGGAGGATGAGTCCTCAGGCGGAGAGTACGCTTAA
- the chata gene encoding choline O-acetyltransferase isoform X2, protein MPILDQEPSKTEGDGDDLPKLPLPNLQDTLDIYLRCVKHLLTKEQFSRTQNIVKQFGVPGGEGELLQRKLVERREKTANWVYDFWLNDMYLNNRLALPVNSSPAMVFPQQNFRLPIDYLRFAAHLLSGVLEYKTLLDAHALPIDYAQGQLAGTPLCMEQYYRLFTSYRLPGPERDTLVAQESTVMPEPEHVIVACKNQFFVLDVVMNFRRLNERDLLTQLDKILKMAENEEERQPPIGLLTSNGRTEWAEARSFLMRESTNRDSLDMIERCLCLVCLDEASGPQLSDTTCAAMMLHGGGAAKNGGNRWYDKPMQFVVGADGCCGVVCEHSPFEGIVLVQCTEYLLKYMTGSPSKLVRAASLSELPAPRRLRWKFLPEIQKLISSSAEKLERLVKNLDMNVHKFYDYGKEFIKKQKMSPDAYVQVALQLAFYRCHGRPVSTYESASIRRFQQGRVDNIRSATPEALAFVKAMTEGKLSSGDTEKMELLQEAINAQTKYTILTITGKAIDNHLLGLREIAQEMKMEKPEIFKDEAYLISNQFILSTSQFPREPPDMFS, encoded by the exons ATGCCAATTCTGGACCAAGAGCCGTCTAAAACTGAAGGGGATGGAGAT GATCTGCCAAAGCTGCCGTTGCCCAACCTCCAGGACACACTGGACATTTACCTGAGATGCGTGAAACACCTGCTCACTAAAGAACAATTCAGCAGGACCCAAAACATCGTGAAACAGTTCGGAGTTCCTGGAGGAGAGGGAGAGTTATTGCAGCGCAAACTCGTAGAAAGGAGGGAGAAAACGGCAAACTGG GTTTATGACTTCTGGCTCAATGACATGTACCTGAATAATCGACTGGCTCTGCCCGTCAACTCCAGCCCAGCCATGGTTTTCCCCCAACAAAACTTCAGGCTGCCTATCGACTATTTAAG gttTGCAGCACATTTACTTTCAGGAGTTTTGGAGTATAAGACGCTTCTTGATGC tcATGCCCTGCCCATAGACTATGCTCAAGGCCAGCTGGCTGGAACTCCTCTTTGCATGGAGCAGTATTATCGCCTCTTCACATCATACCGACTACCGGGGCCTGAGAGGGACACACTTGTGGCCCAGGAGAGCACGGTGATGCCGGAACCTGAACACGTCATCGTGGCTTGTAAAAACCAG TTCTTTGTCCTGGATGTTGTGATGAACTTCCGCCGGCTGAACGAGAGAGATCTGCTGACTCAGCTCGACAAAATTCTCAAAATGGCTGAAAATGAAGAAGAGCGCCAACCACCCATAGGTCTTCTCACTTCCAACGGACGGACAGAGTGGGCCGAGGCTCGCAGCTTCCTGATGAGAG AATCAACcaacagggactccctggacatgATCGAGCGATGTTTGTGTCTCGTCTGTCTGGATGAAGCTAGTGGTCCTCAGCTAAGCGACACCACATGTGCCGCAATGATGCTGCACGGAGGCGGAGCGGCCAAGAACGGGGGCAACCGCTGGTACGACAAGCCGATGCAG TTTGTTGTAGGAGCTGATGGTTGCTGTGGAGTGGTGTGTGAACACTCGCCTTTTGAGGGAATTGTTCTTGTGCAGTGCACAGAGTATCTACTTAAATACAT GACTGGCAGCCCATCGAAGCTGGTCAGGGCTGCAAGTTTGAGCGAGCTGCCCGCGCCCCGCAGACTCCGCTGGAAGTTCCTTCCAGAGATACAaaaacttatctcctcatctGCTGAAAAACTTGAGAG ACTGGTGAAAAATTTGGACATGAATGTCCATAAATTCTATGACTATGGAAAAGAGTTCATCAAGAAGCAGAAAATGAGTCCTGATGCTTACGTCCAGGTCGCACTTCAGTTGGCTTTCTACCG GTGTCATGGCAGACCAGTGTCGACGTATGAGAGTGCTTCCATACGTCGTTTTCAGCAGGGCAGAGTAGACAACATTCGCTCTGCCACACCGGAAGCTTTGGCTTTTGTAAAAGCAATGACTGAAGGGAAGCTCAGCTCCGGT GACACTGAGAAGATGGAGTTGTTACAAGAGGCCATCAATGCTCAGACAAAGTATACCATTCTG ACAATTACAGGTAAGGCAATAGACAATCACCTACTGGGATTACGTGAAATTGCACAAGAAATGAAGATGGAGAAGCCAGAAATCTTCAAAGATGAGGCCTATTTGATCAGCAATCAGTTCATACTCTCAACAAGTCAG TTTCCACGAGAGCCCCCTGACATGTTCAGCTGA
- the chata gene encoding choline O-acetyltransferase isoform X1, whose protein sequence is MPILDQEPSKTEGDGDDLPKLPLPNLQDTLDIYLRCVKHLLTKEQFSRTQNIVKQFGVPGGEGELLQRKLVERREKTANWVYDFWLNDMYLNNRLALPVNSSPAMVFPQQNFRLPIDYLRFAAHLLSGVLEYKTLLDAHALPIDYAQGQLAGTPLCMEQYYRLFTSYRLPGPERDTLVAQESTVMPEPEHVIVACKNQFFVLDVVMNFRRLNERDLLTQLDKILKMAENEEERQPPIGLLTSNGRTEWAEARSFLMRESTNRDSLDMIERCLCLVCLDEASGPQLSDTTCAAMMLHGGGAAKNGGNRWYDKPMQFVVGADGCCGVVCEHSPFEGIVLVQCTEYLLKYMTGSPSKLVRAASLSELPAPRRLRWKFLPEIQKLISSSAEKLERLVKNLDMNVHKFYDYGKEFIKKQKMSPDAYVQVALQLAFYRCHGRPVSTYESASIRRFQQGRVDNIRSATPEALAFVKAMTEGKLSSGDTEKMELLQEAINAQTKYTILTITGKAIDNHLLGLREIAQEMKMEKPEIFKDEAYLISNQFILSTSQVPTTVEMFCCYGPVVPNGYGVCYNPQSDHIIFSVSSFHESPLTCSADFVRCLVQGLLDMRDLCNRCKHGSDSAEQRNGQMPEMHSHTKTSDKTPQRKSGQTKSQPASPQVLVRSSEQKIQTKKPS, encoded by the exons ATGCCAATTCTGGACCAAGAGCCGTCTAAAACTGAAGGGGATGGAGAT GATCTGCCAAAGCTGCCGTTGCCCAACCTCCAGGACACACTGGACATTTACCTGAGATGCGTGAAACACCTGCTCACTAAAGAACAATTCAGCAGGACCCAAAACATCGTGAAACAGTTCGGAGTTCCTGGAGGAGAGGGAGAGTTATTGCAGCGCAAACTCGTAGAAAGGAGGGAGAAAACGGCAAACTGG GTTTATGACTTCTGGCTCAATGACATGTACCTGAATAATCGACTGGCTCTGCCCGTCAACTCCAGCCCAGCCATGGTTTTCCCCCAACAAAACTTCAGGCTGCCTATCGACTATTTAAG gttTGCAGCACATTTACTTTCAGGAGTTTTGGAGTATAAGACGCTTCTTGATGC tcATGCCCTGCCCATAGACTATGCTCAAGGCCAGCTGGCTGGAACTCCTCTTTGCATGGAGCAGTATTATCGCCTCTTCACATCATACCGACTACCGGGGCCTGAGAGGGACACACTTGTGGCCCAGGAGAGCACGGTGATGCCGGAACCTGAACACGTCATCGTGGCTTGTAAAAACCAG TTCTTTGTCCTGGATGTTGTGATGAACTTCCGCCGGCTGAACGAGAGAGATCTGCTGACTCAGCTCGACAAAATTCTCAAAATGGCTGAAAATGAAGAAGAGCGCCAACCACCCATAGGTCTTCTCACTTCCAACGGACGGACAGAGTGGGCCGAGGCTCGCAGCTTCCTGATGAGAG AATCAACcaacagggactccctggacatgATCGAGCGATGTTTGTGTCTCGTCTGTCTGGATGAAGCTAGTGGTCCTCAGCTAAGCGACACCACATGTGCCGCAATGATGCTGCACGGAGGCGGAGCGGCCAAGAACGGGGGCAACCGCTGGTACGACAAGCCGATGCAG TTTGTTGTAGGAGCTGATGGTTGCTGTGGAGTGGTGTGTGAACACTCGCCTTTTGAGGGAATTGTTCTTGTGCAGTGCACAGAGTATCTACTTAAATACAT GACTGGCAGCCCATCGAAGCTGGTCAGGGCTGCAAGTTTGAGCGAGCTGCCCGCGCCCCGCAGACTCCGCTGGAAGTTCCTTCCAGAGATACAaaaacttatctcctcatctGCTGAAAAACTTGAGAG ACTGGTGAAAAATTTGGACATGAATGTCCATAAATTCTATGACTATGGAAAAGAGTTCATCAAGAAGCAGAAAATGAGTCCTGATGCTTACGTCCAGGTCGCACTTCAGTTGGCTTTCTACCG GTGTCATGGCAGACCAGTGTCGACGTATGAGAGTGCTTCCATACGTCGTTTTCAGCAGGGCAGAGTAGACAACATTCGCTCTGCCACACCGGAAGCTTTGGCTTTTGTAAAAGCAATGACTGAAGGGAAGCTCAGCTCCGGT GACACTGAGAAGATGGAGTTGTTACAAGAGGCCATCAATGCTCAGACAAAGTATACCATTCTG ACAATTACAGGTAAGGCAATAGACAATCACCTACTGGGATTACGTGAAATTGCACAAGAAATGAAGATGGAGAAGCCAGAAATCTTCAAAGATGAGGCCTATTTGATCAGCAATCAGTTCATACTCTCAACAAGTCAG GTCCCAACTACTGTAGAGATGTTCTGCTGTTACGGCCCGGTGGTTCCAAATGGATACGGGGTGTGTTACAACCCTCAGTCAGATCACATCATCTTTTCTGTGTCCAGTTTCCACGAGAGCCCCCTGACATGTTCAGCTGATTTTGTAAGGTGCTTGGTGCAGGGACTCCTGGACATGAGGGATCTGTGCAACAGGTGCAAGCATGGCTCCGATTCAGCCGAGCAGAGGAACGGTCAGATGCCTGAGatgcactcacacacaaaaaCAAGCGATAAAAcaccacagaggaaatctggccaGACCAAGAGTCAACCAGCATCTCCTCAGGTTCTGGTGAGGAGTTCAGAACAGAAAATCCAAACCAAGAAACCATCATGA